In one window of Bos taurus isolate L1 Dominette 01449 registration number 42190680 breed Hereford chromosome 15, ARS-UCD2.0, whole genome shotgun sequence DNA:
- the MUC15 gene encoding mucin-15 precursor (The RefSeq protein has 1 substitution compared to this genomic sequence) has translation MLTSAKILLISILSSLLLFGSHGEEGQKTNTTESTAEDLKTMENQSVPLESKANLTSDKENRETSNPKASNFSFEDPSNKTHETGFYSNLSTDNSSRSPSLMPTLSPRSPSTHSFVSKLPWNSSIADNSLLPASAPPNTTVPVSSENFTLSSINDTMKAPDNSSITVSNLPSGPNTTSVTPMVTEGWPTTTRESMEGFTVYQETTLHPTLKFTNNSKIFPNTSDPQEENRNTGVVFGAILGAILGASLLSLVGYLLCGKRKTDSFSHRRLYDDRNEPVLRLDNAPEPYDMSFGNSSYYNPTANDSSTSAGGENAHDSIPMDDIPPLRTSV, from the exons ATGTTGACTTCAGCCAAAATTCTGTTGATTTCAATTTTGTCTAGTTTACTACTGTTTGGAAGCCATGGGGAAGAAggtcaaaaaacaaacacaacagaaAGCACTGCAGAAGActtaaaaacaatggaaaatCAATCTGTCCCTTTAGAAAGTAAAGCAAATTTAACCTCAgataaagaaaatagagaaacctCCAACCCCAAGGCAAGTAATTTCTCTTTTGAGGATCCATCAAATAAAACACATGAAACAGGTTTCTACAGTAATCTGTCAACAGACAACTCTTCCAGGAGTCCAAGCCTCATGCCTACACTTTCCCCAAGATCTCCCTCAACCCACAGCTTTGTTTCTAAACTGCCTTGGAACTCATCCATAGCAGATAACAGTCTTCTGCCAGCTTCAGCCCCTCCCAATACCACAGTTCCTGTATCTTCAGAAAACTTTACCCTGTCTTCCATCAATGATACTATGAAAGCTCCTGACAACAGTTCCATTACAGTTAGCAACCTCCCTTCAGGACCAAACACCACGTCTGTGACCCCCATGGTAACAGAGGGATGGCCTACCACAACCAGAGAGAGCGTGGAGGGGTTTACCGTCTATCAAGAAACAACTTTACATCCCACCCTGAAATTCACCAATAATTCAAAAATCTTTCCAAATACGTCAGACCCCCAAGAAg AGAACAGAAATACAGGAGTGGTATTTGGGGCCATTTTAGGTGCTATTCTGGGTGCTTCATTGCTTAGTCTTGTTGGCTACCTTTTAtgtggaaaaaggaaaacagattcaTTTTCCCATCGGCGACTTTATGACGACAGAAATGAACCAG tTCTGCGATTAGATAATGCACCGGAACCTTATGACATGAGTTTTGGGAACTCTAGTTATTACAACCCAACTGCAAATGATTCATCTACTTCAGCAGGTGGAGAAAATGCACACGACAGCATTCCTATGGATGACATACCTCCGCTTCGTACCTCAGTGTAA
- the MUC15 gene encoding mucin-15 isoform X1 yields MLTSAKILLISILSSLLLFGSHGEEGQKTNTTESTAEDLKTMENQSVPLESKANLTSDKENRETSNPKASNFSFEDPSNKTHETGFYSNLSTDNSSRSPSLMPTLSPRSPSTHSFVSKLPWNSSIADNSLLPASAPPNTTVPVSSENFTLSSINDTMKAPDNSSITVSNLPSGPNTTSVTPMVTEGWPTTTRESVEGFTVYQETTLHPTLKFTNNSKIFPNTSDPQEVLRLDNAPEPYDMSFGNSSYYNPTANDSSTSAGGENAHDSIPMDDIPPLRTSV; encoded by the exons ATGTTGACTTCAGCCAAAATTCTGTTGATTTCAATTTTGTCTAGTTTACTACTGTTTGGAAGCCATGGGGAAGAAggtcaaaaaacaaacacaacagaaAGCACTGCAGAAGActtaaaaacaatggaaaatCAATCTGTCCCTTTAGAAAGTAAAGCAAATTTAACCTCAgataaagaaaatagagaaacctCCAACCCCAAGGCAAGTAATTTCTCTTTTGAGGATCCATCAAATAAAACACATGAAACAGGTTTCTACAGTAATCTGTCAACAGACAACTCTTCCAGGAGTCCAAGCCTCATGCCTACACTTTCCCCAAGATCTCCCTCAACCCACAGCTTTGTTTCTAAACTGCCTTGGAACTCATCCATAGCAGATAACAGTCTTCTGCCAGCTTCAGCCCCTCCCAATACCACAGTTCCTGTATCTTCAGAAAACTTTACCCTGTCTTCCATCAATGATACTATGAAAGCTCCTGACAACAGTTCCATTACAGTTAGCAACCTCCCTTCAGGACCAAACACCACGTCTGTGACCCCCATGGTAACAGAGGGATGGCCTACCACAACCAGAGAGAGCGTGGAGGGGTTTACCGTCTATCAAGAAACAACTTTACATCCCACCCTGAAATTCACCAATAATTCAAAAATCTTTCCAAATACGTCAGACCCCCAAGAAg tTCTGCGATTAGATAATGCACCGGAACCTTATGACATGAGTTTTGGGAACTCTAGTTATTACAACCCAACTGCAAATGATTCATCTACTTCAGCAGGTGGAGAAAATGCACACGACAGCATTCCTATGGATGACATACCTCCGCTTCGTACCTCAGTGTAA